The proteins below are encoded in one region of Scyliorhinus torazame isolate Kashiwa2021f chromosome 8, sScyTor2.1, whole genome shotgun sequence:
- the mlnr gene encoding motilin receptor, translating into MQNLTGNDMYDNNDTLPPLFRCDESCPLFPNSTLIPVTIVSIILFIIGVTGNTLTVLIIRRYKDMKTTTNLYLSSMAVSDLLIFLCLPFDLYRLWQYKPWLFGDFLCRFYQYVNEGCTYATILHITALSIERYLAICFPLKAKVFITKRRVRCVIALLWTLSLLSAAPFLFLLGLEHGMCKHTEYAVSSGILDIMIWVSTVYFFFPMFCLTLLYGFIGRKLWNSKDEIKGPNAANREKCHKQTVKILVVVVLAFAICWLPFHIGRNLFSNNSKTGGVDMYLFSQYFNVVCMLLFYLSASINPVLYNVMSRKYRAAARKLLFTHQARPWFFSNTRDDTLGCTETSTSV; encoded by the exons ATGCAGAATCTTACCGGTAATGATATGTATGATAATAATGATACTTTGCCACCGCTTTTTCGTTGTGACGAGTCCTGTCCTCTCTTCCCCAACTCCACCTTGATCCCAGTGACAATCGTCTCTATCATCCTGTTCATCATCGGGGTCACTGGCAATACCTTAACTGTTCTGATTATAAGAAGGTACAAGGACATGAAGACCACCACCAACCTTTACCTGTCCAGCATGGCGGTCTCGGACCTGCTGATCTTCCTCTGCTTGCCCTTTGACCTGTATCGTCTGTGGCAGTACAAGCCCTGGCTCTTTGGGGACTTCTTGTGCAGGTTTTACCAGTACGTCAACGAAGGCTGCACCTACGCTACCATCCTGCACATCACAGCCCTgagcatcgaaaggtacctggccaTCTGCTTCCCTCTCAAAGCCAAGGTCTTCATCACCAAGCGGAGGGTGAGATGTGTCATTGCCTTGCTGTGGACCCTATCCCTGCTGTCTGCTGCGCCTTTCTTGTTCCTGCTTGGACTGGAGCATGGTATGTGCAAACACACCGAGTACGCCGTCAGCTCGGGGATCCTGGATATCATGATTTGGGTGTCCACCGTCTATTTCTTCTTCCCCATGTTCTGCCTCACTTTACTCTATGGGTTCATTGGAAGGAAACTGTGGAATAGCAAGGACGAAATCAAGGGTCCGAATGCTGCAAACAGGGAGAAATGTCACAAGCAGACGGTTAAGATCTTGG TTGTGGTTGTCCTGGCGTTTGCCATCTGTTGGCTGCCTTTCCACATCGGCCGAAATCTCTTCTCCAACAACTCCAAGACTGGGGGCGTCGATATGTATCTTTTCAGCCAGTATTTCAATGTCGTCTGCATGCTGCTCTTCTATCTCAGCGCCTCAATCAACCCCGTCCTCTACAATGTCATGTCCAGAAAATATAGAGCAGCAGCCCGCAAGTTGTTATTCACTCACCAGGCCCGTCCGTGGTTCTTCTCCAACACCAGGGATGATACGTTAGGCTGCACAGAGACAAGCACGAGTGTCTGA